One genomic window of Streptococcus mitis includes the following:
- a CDS encoding Na/Pi cotransporter family protein has product MSINWQEILFHFLGGLGLFLYSIKTMGDGLQQAAGDRLRFYIDKYTSNPFLGVLVGIVVTALIQSSTGVTVITVGLVSASLLTLRQAIGIIMGANIGTTVTSFIIGFKLGEYALPLIFLGTMFLFFTKNRTANNIGRILFGVGGIFYALNLISAGMSPLKDLPQFKEYMVTLGQNPVLGVFAGAVITVLIQASSATIGILQGLYAGGFLDLKGSLPVLFGDNIGTTLTVIIAAAGANISAKRVAATHVTFNVLGTILCLILLGPFTSMIEYFQALLHLSPEMTIAFSHGAFNVSNTIVQFPFIGALAYFVTKLIPGEDEVVKYEPLYLDEHLIKQAPSIALGNAKKELLHLGNYASKAFDLSYNYIIDLNEKVAEKGHKTEEAINTIDEKLTRYLITLSSEALSQKESEVLTNILDSSRDLERIGDHAEALINLTDYLQRKNVEFSEAALQELADIYQKTTGFIKDALDSVENNDIEKAQSLIERHKEINNMERVLRKTHIKRLNKGECSTQAGVNFIDIISHYTRVSDHAMNLAEKVIAEQI; this is encoded by the coding sequence ATGTCCATCAATTGGCAGGAAATTTTATTTCACTTTTTAGGTGGTCTGGGACTATTCTTATATAGTATCAAGACCATGGGAGACGGTTTGCAACAAGCTGCTGGAGATCGCCTTCGTTTTTACATTGACAAGTACACTAGCAATCCCTTTTTAGGTGTTCTAGTCGGAATTGTCGTGACTGCCCTGATTCAGTCAAGTACAGGTGTTACAGTTATCACGGTTGGACTGGTCAGCGCTAGTCTTCTCACTCTTAGACAGGCTATCGGAATTATCATGGGAGCCAACATCGGAACCACCGTTACTTCCTTTATCATTGGTTTCAAGCTTGGTGAGTATGCTTTACCCCTGATTTTCCTTGGAACCATGTTCCTCTTCTTTACCAAAAATAGAACAGCAAACAATATCGGACGCATCCTGTTTGGTGTAGGAGGAATCTTCTACGCCCTCAACCTTATCAGTGCCGGTATGAGTCCTCTTAAAGATCTACCACAATTCAAGGAATATATGGTAACCTTGGGACAAAATCCTGTATTAGGAGTTTTTGCCGGTGCAGTGATTACCGTTCTCATCCAAGCTTCTTCTGCGACAATCGGGATTTTGCAAGGTCTCTATGCAGGTGGATTCCTTGACCTTAAAGGTTCGCTACCAGTTCTCTTCGGGGATAATATCGGGACAACCCTAACAGTTATCATCGCGGCAGCTGGAGCCAATATCTCTGCAAAACGCGTTGCTGCAACCCACGTTACCTTTAACGTTTTGGGAACTATTCTTTGCTTAATCTTATTAGGTCCATTTACGTCTATGATTGAGTACTTCCAGGCACTCCTTCACCTCTCACCTGAGATGACCATCGCCTTCTCTCACGGTGCCTTTAACGTAAGTAACACCATTGTACAATTTCCATTCATTGGAGCCTTGGCCTACTTTGTAACCAAGCTCATCCCTGGTGAAGATGAAGTTGTCAAGTACGAGCCACTTTATCTTGATGAGCATTTGATTAAACAAGCTCCATCAATCGCTCTCGGAAATGCGAAAAAAGAACTCCTTCACTTAGGAAATTATGCTTCTAAAGCCTTTGACCTTTCATACAACTACATCATTGACCTCAATGAAAAGGTTGCTGAAAAAGGCCACAAGACAGAAGAAGCCATCAATACCATTGATGAAAAATTGACTCGCTATCTTATTACTCTTTCAAGCGAAGCTCTTAGCCAGAAAGAAAGTGAAGTGCTCACCAACATCCTGGATTCATCCCGCGATTTGGAACGGATTGGGGACCACGCAGAAGCGCTAATCAATCTGACTGACTACCTTCAACGTAAAAATGTTGAGTTCTCTGAAGCTGCTTTACAGGAATTGGCTGATATCTATCAAAAAACCACTGGCTTTATCAAGGATGCCCTTGATAGTGTGGAAAACAATGATATCGAAAAAGCTCAAAGTCTGATTGAACGCCATAAAGAAATCAACAATATGGAACGTGTTCTCAGAAAGACCCACATCAAGCGCCTCAACAAGGGCGAGTGTTCAACACAAGCTGGGGTCAACTTTATCGACATCATTTCCCACTATACTCGTGTATCTGATCACGCTATGAATCTTGCTGAAAAGGTCATCGCTGAACAAATCTAA
- the hrcA gene encoding heat-inducible transcriptional repressor HrcA codes for MVTERQQDILNLIIDIFTKTHEPVGSKALQESINSSSATIRNDMAALEKQGLLEKAHTSSGRMPSVAGFQYYVKHSLDFDRLAENEVYEIVKAFDQEFFKLEDILQEAANLLTDLSGCTVVALDVEPSRQRLTAFDIVVLGQHTALAVFTLDESRTVTSQFLIPRNFLQEDLLKLKSIIQERFLGHTVLDIHYKIRTEIPQIIQRYFTTTDNVMDLFEHIFKEMFNENIVVAGKVNLLNFANLAAYQFFDQPQKVALEIREGLHEDQMQNVRVADSQESCLADLAVISSKFLIPYRGVGILAIIGPVNLDYQQLINQVNVVNRVLTMKLTDFYRYLSSNHYEVH; via the coding sequence ATGGTTACAGAGCGTCAGCAGGATATTTTAAATCTGATTATTGACATCTTTACCAAAACGCACGAACCTGTCGGATCCAAAGCTTTGCAAGAGTCTATTAACTCTAGCAGTGCAACCATTCGTAATGATATGGCAGCTCTAGAAAAGCAAGGTTTGCTTGAAAAGGCCCATACTTCAAGTGGTCGGATGCCAAGTGTTGCTGGTTTTCAGTACTATGTGAAACACTCACTGGATTTTGACCGACTAGCTGAAAATGAGGTTTATGAGATTGTCAAAGCCTTTGATCAGGAATTCTTCAAATTGGAGGATATTCTGCAAGAGGCTGCTAATCTACTGACAGACCTGAGTGGCTGTACGGTAGTAGCACTGGATGTTGAACCGAGCAGGCAACGTTTGACAGCCTTTGATATCGTTGTTTTGGGGCAACATACAGCCTTGGCAGTATTCACCCTAGACGAGTCGCGAACGGTTACCAGTCAGTTTCTGATTCCAAGGAACTTCTTGCAGGAGGACTTGCTGAAACTGAAGAGCATCATTCAGGAACGCTTCCTCGGTCACACCGTTCTAGATATTCACTACAAGATTCGAACGGAGATTCCGCAGATTATCCAGCGTTACTTTACAACGACGGACAATGTCATGGATCTCTTTGAGCACATTTTTAAGGAAATGTTCAACGAAAATATTGTGGTAGCGGGCAAGGTCAATCTCTTGAATTTTGCCAATCTAGCAGCCTATCAGTTCTTTGACCAACCGCAAAAGGTGGCTCTGGAGATTCGTGAGGGGCTGCATGAGGATCAGATGCAAAATGTTCGTGTTGCGGACAGTCAAGAGTCTTGTCTAGCTGACCTAGCGGTGATTAGTAGCAAGTTCCTCATTCCTTATCGGGGAGTTGGAATTCTAGCCATTATCGGTCCGGTTAATCTGGATTACCAACAGCTAATCAACCAAGTCAATGTAGTCAATCGTGTTTTGACTATGAAGTTGACAGATTTTTACCGCTACCTCAGCAGTAATCATTACGAAGTACATTAA
- a CDS encoding phosphoglycerate kinase yields the protein MAKLTVKDVDLKGKKVLVRVDFNVPLKDGVITNDNRITAALPTIKYIIEQGGRAILFSHLGRVKEEADKAGKSLAPVAADLAAKLGQDVVFPGVTRGAELEAAINALEDGQVLLVENTRYEDVDGKKESKNDPELGKYWASLGDGIFVNDAFGTAHRAHASNVGISANVEKAVAGFLLENEIAYIQEAVETPERPFVAILGGSKVSDKIGVIENLLEKADKVLIGGGMTYTFYKAQGIEIGNSLVEEDKLDVAKALLEKANGKLILPVDSKEANAFAGYTEVRDTEGEAVSEGFLGLDIGPKSIAKFDEALTGAKTVVWNGPMGVFENPDFQAGTIGVMDAIVKQPGVKSIIGGGDSAAAAINLGRADKFSWISTGGGASMELLEGKVLPGLAALTEK from the coding sequence ATGGCAAAACTTACTGTTAAAGACGTTGACTTGAAAGGTAAAAAAGTCCTCGTTCGTGTTGATTTCAATGTACCATTGAAAGATGGCGTAATCACTAACGACAACCGTATCACAGCAGCTCTTCCAACTATTAAGTACATCATCGAACAAGGTGGACGTGCAATTCTTTTCTCTCACCTTGGACGTGTGAAAGAAGAAGCTGATAAAGCTGGTAAATCACTTGCTCCTGTAGCAGCAGACTTGGCAGCAAAACTTGGCCAAGACGTTGTTTTCCCAGGTGTTACTCGTGGTGCTGAATTGGAAGCAGCTATCAACGCTCTTGAAGATGGACAAGTTCTCTTGGTTGAAAACACTCGTTATGAAGATGTTGACGGCAAGAAAGAATCTAAAAACGATCCTGAACTTGGTAAATACTGGGCATCACTTGGAGATGGTATCTTCGTAAACGATGCATTCGGTACAGCTCACCGTGCACACGCATCTAACGTTGGTATCTCAGCAAACGTTGAAAAAGCAGTTGCTGGTTTCCTTCTTGAAAACGAAATTGCTTACATCCAAGAAGCAGTTGAAACTCCAGAACGTCCATTCGTAGCGATCCTTGGTGGTTCAAAAGTTTCAGACAAGATTGGTGTTATCGAAAACTTGCTTGAAAAAGCTGATAAAGTCCTTATCGGTGGTGGTATGACTTACACATTCTACAAAGCACAAGGTATCGAAATCGGTAACTCACTTGTAGAAGAAGACAAATTGGATGTTGCGAAAGCTCTTCTTGAAAAAGCAAACGGTAAATTGATCTTGCCAGTTGACTCAAAAGAAGCTAACGCATTTGCTGGCTACACTGAAGTGCGTGACACTGAAGGTGAAGCAGTTTCTGAAGGCTTCCTTGGTCTTGACATCGGTCCAAAATCTATCGCTAAATTTGACGAAGCTTTGACTGGTGCCAAAACAGTTGTATGGAACGGACCTATGGGTGTATTTGAAAACCCAGATTTCCAAGCTGGTACAATCGGTGTGATGGACGCTATCGTGAAACAACCAGGAGTTAAATCAATCATTGGTGGTGGTGACTCAGCTGCCGCAGCGATTAACCTTGGCCGCGCAGACAAATTCTCATGGATCTCTACTGGTGGTGGAGCATCAATGGAACTTCTTGAAGGTAAAGTTCTTCCAGGACTTGCAGCCTTGACAGAAAAATAA
- the dnaJ gene encoding molecular chaperone DnaJ: MNNTEFYDRLGVSKNASADEIKKAYRKLSKKYHPDINKEPGAEEKYKEVQEAYETLSDDQKRAAYDQYGAAGANGGFGGAGGFGGFDGAGGFGGFEDIFSSFFGGGGASRNPNAPRQGDDLQYRVNLTFEEAIFGAEKEVKYNREASCSTCNGSGAKPGTSPVTCGRCHGAGVINVDTQTPLGMMRRQVTCDVCHGRGKEIKDPCTTCHGTGHEKQAHSVHVKIPAGVETGQQIRLAGQGEAGFNGGPYGDLYVVVSVEASDKFEREGTTIFYNLNLNFVQAALGDTVDIPTVHGDVELVIPEGTQTGKKFRLRGKGAPSLRGGAVGDQYVTVNVVTPTGLNDRQKAALKEFAAAGDLKVNPKKKGFFDHIKDAFEGE; encoded by the coding sequence ATGAACAATACTGAATTTTATGATCGTCTGGGGGTGTCAAAAAACGCTTCGGCAGACGAAATCAAAAAGGCTTATCGTAAGCTTTCGAAAAAATACCACCCAGATATCAACAAGGAGCCTGGTGCTGAGGAAAAATACAAGGAAGTTCAGGAAGCCTATGAGACTTTGAGTGACGACCAAAAACGTGCTGCCTATGACCAATACGGTGCTGCTGGAGCCAACGGTGGTTTTGGTGGAGCTGGTGGTTTCGGCGGTTTCGATGGGGCAGGAGGCTTCGGTGGTTTTGAAGATATCTTCTCAAGTTTCTTCGGCGGAGGCGGTGCTTCACGCAATCCAAATGCTCCTCGTCAAGGGGATGATCTCCAGTATCGTGTGAATTTGACCTTTGAAGAAGCTATTTTTGGAGCTGAAAAAGAGGTTAAGTACAATCGTGAAGCAAGCTGTAGTACATGTAATGGCTCAGGTGCTAAGCCAGGAACAAGTCCAGTCACTTGTGGACGCTGTCATGGTGCTGGTGTCATTAACGTCGATACGCAGACTCCGCTTGGTATGATGCGTCGTCAAGTAACCTGTGATGTCTGTCACGGTCGTGGAAAAGAAATCAAAGATCCATGTACAACATGTCACGGAACAGGGCATGAAAAACAAGCCCATAGCGTACATGTGAAAATCCCTGCTGGTGTGGAAACTGGTCAACAAATTCGCCTGGCTGGTCAAGGTGAAGCTGGATTTAACGGTGGACCTTATGGTGACTTGTATGTAGTGGTTTCTGTGGAAGCCAGCGACAAGTTTGAACGTGAAGGAACCACTATCTTCTACAATCTCAACCTCAACTTTGTCCAAGCAGCTCTTGGTGATACAGTAGATATTCCAACTGTTCACGGTGATGTTGAATTGGTTATCCCAGAGGGAACTCAGACTGGTAAGAAATTCCGTCTACGTGGCAAGGGAGCTCCGAGCCTTCGTGGTGGTGCAGTTGGTGACCAATACGTTACAGTTAATGTCGTAACACCGACAGGCTTGAACGACCGCCAAAAAGCAGCCTTGAAAGAATTCGCAGCTGCTGGTGATTTAAAAGTCAATCCAAAGAAAAAGGGCTTCTTTGACCATATTAAAGATGCCTTTGAAGGAGAATAA
- a CDS encoding IS1182 family transposase, which translates to MLDNQLTMDVSPYSSLYDIVVPKNHFLRQLTELCDFSFIYDELEKNYRPDFGRKAYSPIMMFKYLLLKDIYKLSDVDVVGRSLSDMAFKFFLGLAPEDSVIEPSSLTKFRKLRIKDDKLLDVLIQKSVQIALEHNLIKSKILIVDATHTKSHYNHKKPQEILRERSKALRKTIYQHSEDIKIEFPKKPQEDNLEAELTYTEELMAVVEKHEELLALPAVSQKFNYLKEAVEDDLEHLEASVKEEARLGHKTADSSFYGYKSHIAMTDERIITACVVTSGEQSDGKYLPELYAKTKENSLDIETIIGDAAYSGKDNIQLARKEKIHLVSKLNPSVSKGYRKEEDAFEFNKDAGLFVCPEGHMAVRKARTGKKYQNKNQVVTHYFDIEKCKSCLSKEGCYKEGAKSKTYSIAIKSDDHLFQKKFQETPYFKEMARHRYKIEAKNAELKQRHGFDVARASGLFSMELQAATTIFVVNMKRIMTLINTK; encoded by the coding sequence ATGCTTGATAATCAGTTAACTATGGATGTCAGTCCTTATTCTAGTTTGTATGATATCGTGGTTCCTAAAAACCACTTTTTACGTCAGCTAACTGAACTCTGTGATTTTAGCTTTATTTATGATGAACTAGAAAAGAATTATCGTCCCGATTTTGGGCGTAAAGCTTATTCACCGATTATGATGTTCAAATATCTCTTGTTAAAAGATATTTATAAGTTATCAGATGTAGATGTGGTAGGACGTTCCTTGTCAGATATGGCCTTTAAATTTTTTCTTGGTCTAGCTCCTGAAGATTCTGTTATCGAGCCATCCTCTCTGACAAAATTTAGAAAGCTAAGAATTAAAGATGACAAACTGCTTGATGTATTGATTCAGAAGTCTGTTCAAATTGCACTCGAACATAACTTGATTAAGAGTAAAATCCTCATTGTGGATGCCACTCACACCAAATCTCATTATAATCATAAGAAACCCCAAGAAATCCTTAGAGAGCGTTCAAAAGCTTTACGTAAAACAATTTATCAACATTCAGAAGATATCAAAATAGAATTTCCAAAGAAACCTCAAGAAGATAACCTCGAAGCAGAGTTGACCTATACAGAGGAGTTAATGGCTGTGGTTGAAAAACACGAGGAACTCTTAGCCCTACCGGCTGTTTCTCAAAAGTTCAATTACCTAAAAGAGGCTGTCGAGGACGACTTAGAACATTTGGAAGCTTCTGTTAAGGAGGAGGCTAGGCTCGGACATAAGACAGCCGACAGCTCTTTCTATGGATATAAAAGTCATATCGCTATGACGGATGAACGGATTATTACTGCTTGTGTGGTTACTTCTGGTGAACAAAGCGATGGGAAATATTTACCTGAATTATATGCCAAAACAAAGGAAAATAGTCTGGACATCGAGACTATTATTGGTGATGCGGCTTATTCAGGAAAGGACAACATTCAACTAGCTCGCAAAGAAAAGATTCATTTGGTTTCAAAACTGAATCCTTCTGTTTCAAAAGGTTACCGTAAAGAAGAGGATGCGTTTGAATTTAATAAAGATGCAGGGCTATTTGTCTGTCCAGAAGGACACATGGCTGTTCGCAAAGCAAGGACAGGGAAAAAATATCAAAATAAGAATCAAGTTGTCACTCATTACTTTGACATTGAGAAGTGCAAGAGTTGCCTTTCCAAGGAAGGATGTTATAAGGAGGGGGCAAAGTCTAAAACTTATTCAATAGCCATTAAGAGTGACGACCATCTTTTCCAGAAGAAATTTCAGGAAACACCTTATTTTAAAGAAATGGCCAGACATCGCTATAAAATCGAAGCAAAGAATGCCGAACTAAAACAGAGACATGGCTTTGATGTCGCGAGAGCATCGGGTCTTTTCAGCATGGAGTTACAGGCAGCAACAACCATTTTCGTGGTCAATATGAAACGAATTATGACCTTAATAAATACAAAATAA
- a CDS encoding bacteriocin immunity protein, with protein MVEPNLESLVKDLYNHARHDLSEDLVAALLETAKKLPTTNEQLLAVRLSGLVNHELLLNPKHPAPELLNLARFIKREEVKYRGTAASALMYGELFKML; from the coding sequence ATGGTAGAACCAAACCTAGAAAGCCTTGTAAAAGATCTTTACAATCATGCTCGACATGATTTGAGTGAAGATTTAGTTGCTGCTCTCCTAGAGACGGCTAAAAAACTGCCTACTACAAATGAGCAATTGCTGGCAGTTCGTCTCTCAGGTCTGGTCAATCATGAATTGCTCCTAAATCCCAAACATCCAGCACCTGAGTTGCTCAACTTGGCTCGTTTTATTAAAAGAGAAGAAGTTAAGTATCGAGGAACTGCGGCTTCTGCGCTTATGTACGGGGAGCTCTTTAAAATGCTTTGA
- a CDS encoding DJ-1/PfpI family protein, translating to MKKVLCVIYPNFSLYEIASLTSTLALSFDITIDYVASDHLMVVSEDGLPCQPTKTLDQIRIEDYSCVILPGMVNIGPALQDEKLISFLRSLNEQDILIAAISSAPLLLAKAGLLNDTKFTGGIWQNFFDYFEFLPRENFQPKLVVQDKNIITAIGFAHLEFARKVILGLGLAENTDNYFKEQNEYSEENLIFTLSDKEYDEVKQSIENAL from the coding sequence ATGAAAAAAGTACTTTGTGTCATTTATCCTAATTTTTCTCTTTATGAGATAGCCTCTTTAACAAGTACTTTAGCTCTGTCTTTTGATATCACGATTGATTATGTAGCTTCAGATCATTTGATGGTGGTCTCTGAGGATGGTTTGCCCTGTCAACCGACGAAAACATTGGATCAAATCCGTATAGAAGATTATTCTTGTGTGATTTTGCCAGGAATGGTAAATATAGGTCCTGCTCTACAAGATGAGAAATTGATCTCGTTTTTGAGAAGTCTTAATGAGCAAGATATCCTAATTGCAGCTATTTCTTCAGCGCCCCTTTTATTGGCGAAAGCAGGCTTGTTGAACGACACGAAATTTACAGGTGGGATTTGGCAAAACTTCTTTGACTATTTTGAATTTCTTCCACGTGAGAATTTCCAACCCAAACTGGTTGTTCAAGATAAAAATATCATTACGGCTATAGGCTTTGCACATCTAGAGTTTGCAAGAAAAGTGATTCTTGGTCTAGGTTTGGCAGAAAATACTGACAACTATTTTAAAGAACAGAACGAATATTCAGAAGAGAATTTGATTTTTACTCTATCGGACAAAGAGTATGATGAAGTGAAACAGAGTATAGAAAATGCCCTCTAA
- the dnaK gene encoding molecular chaperone DnaK, which produces MSKIIGIDLGTTNSAVAVLEGTESKIIANPEGNRTTPSVVSFKNGEIIVGDAAKRQAVTNPDTVISIKSKMGTSEKVSANGKEYTPQEISAMILQYLKGYAEDYLGEKVTKAVITVPAYFNDAQRQATKDAGKIAGLEVERIVNEPTAAALAYGLDKTDKEEKILVFDLGGGTFDVSILELGDGVFDVLSTAGDNKLGGDDFDQKIIDHLVAEFKKENGIDLSTDKMAMQRLKDAAEKAKKDLSGVTSTQISLPFITAGEAGPLHLEMTLTRAKFDDLTRDLVERTKVPVRQALSDAGLSLSEIDEVILVGGSTRIPAVVEAVKAETGKEPNKSVNPDEVVAMGAAIQGGVITGDVKDVVLLDVTPLSLGIETMGGVFTKLIDRNTTIPTSKSQVFSTAADNQPAVDIHVLQGERPMAADNKTLGRFQLTDIPAAPRGIPQIEVTFDIDKNGIVSVKAKDLGTQKEQTIVIQSNSGLTDEEIDRMMKDAEANAEADKKRKEEVDLRNEVDQAIFATEKTIKETEGKGFDAERDAAQAALDDLKKAQEDNNLDEMKAKLEALNEKAQGLAVKLYEQAAAAQQAQAGAEGAQATGNAGDDVVDGEFTEK; this is translated from the coding sequence ATGTCTAAAATTATCGGTATTGACTTAGGTACAACAAACTCAGCAGTTGCAGTTCTTGAAGGAACTGAATCAAAAATCATCGCAAACCCAGAAGGTAACCGCACAACTCCATCTGTAGTATCATTTAAAAACGGCGAAATCATCGTTGGTGATGCTGCAAAACGTCAAGCAGTTACAAATCCAGATACAGTTATCTCTATCAAATCTAAGATGGGAACTTCTGAAAAAGTTTCTGCAAATGGAAAAGAATACACTCCACAAGAAATCTCAGCTATGATTCTTCAATATTTGAAAGGCTACGCTGAAGATTACCTTGGCGAAAAAGTAACTAAAGCAGTTATCACAGTTCCAGCTTACTTCAACGATGCTCAACGTCAAGCAACAAAAGACGCTGGTAAAATCGCTGGTCTTGAAGTAGAACGTATCGTCAACGAACCAACTGCAGCAGCCCTTGCTTACGGTTTGGACAAGACTGATAAAGAAGAAAAAATCTTGGTATTTGACCTTGGTGGTGGTACATTCGACGTATCTATCCTTGAATTGGGTGACGGTGTCTTCGACGTATTGTCAACTGCAGGGGACAACAAACTTGGTGGTGATGACTTTGACCAAAAAATCATTGACCACTTGGTAGCAGAATTCAAGAAAGAAAATGGTATTGACTTGTCTACTGACAAGATGGCAATGCAACGTTTGAAAGATGCTGCTGAAAAAGCGAAGAAAGACCTTTCTGGTGTGACTTCAACTCAAATCAGCTTGCCATTTATCACTGCAGGTGAGGCTGGACCTCTTCACTTGGAAATGACCTTGACTCGTGCGAAATTTGACGATTTAACTCGTGACCTTGTAGAACGTACAAAAGTTCCAGTTCGTCAAGCCCTTTCAGATGCAGGTTTGAGCTTGTCAGAAATCGACGAAGTTATCCTTGTTGGTGGTTCAACTCGTATCCCAGCTGTTGTAGAAGCAGTTAAGGCTGAAACTGGTAAAGAACCAAATAAATCAGTAAACCCTGACGAAGTAGTTGCTATGGGTGCTGCCATCCAAGGTGGTGTTATCACTGGTGATGTCAAAGACGTTGTTCTTCTTGATGTAACACCATTGTCACTTGGTATCGAAACAATGGGTGGTGTCTTCACAAAACTCATCGACCGTAACACAACTATTCCAACATCTAAATCACAAGTCTTCTCAACAGCAGCAGACAACCAACCAGCCGTTGATATCCACGTTCTTCAAGGTGAACGCCCAATGGCAGCAGATAACAAGACTCTTGGACGCTTCCAATTGACAGATATCCCAGCTGCACCTCGTGGTATCCCACAAATCGAAGTAACATTTGATATCGACAAGAACGGTATCGTGTCTGTTAAGGCCAAAGACCTTGGAACTCAAAAAGAACAAACAATTGTGATCCAATCTAACTCAGGTTTGACTGACGAAGAAATCGACCGCATGATGAAAGATGCAGAAGCAAACGCTGAAGCAGATAAGAAACGTAAAGAAGAAGTAGACCTTCGTAACGAAGTAGACCAAGCTATCTTTGCGACTGAAAAGACAATCAAGGAAACTGAAGGCAAAGGCTTTGATGCAGAACGTGATGCTGCCCAAGCTGCCCTTGATGACCTTAAGAAAGCGCAAGAAGATAACAACTTGGACGAAATGAAAGCAAAACTTGAAGCATTGAACGAAAAAGCTCAAGGCCTTGCTGTTAAACTCTACGAACAAGCCGCAGCAGCCCAACAAGCTCAAGCAGGAGCAGAAGGTGCACAGGCAACAGGAAACGCAGGCGATGACGTCGTAGACGGAGAGTTTACGGAAAAATAA
- a CDS encoding FUSC family protein encodes MSYFKKYKFDKSQFKLGMRTFKTGIAVFLVLLIFGFFGWKGLQIGALTAVFSLRESFDKSVHFGTSRILGNSIGGLYALVFFLINSFFHEAFWVTLVVVPICTMLTIMTNVAMNNKAGVIGGVAAMLIITLSIPSGETILYVFARVSETFMGVFVAILVNYDIDRIRLFLEKKEK; translated from the coding sequence ATGAGTTATTTTAAAAAATATAAATTCGATAAATCCCAGTTCAAACTTGGTATGCGAACCTTTAAAACAGGTATTGCTGTTTTTCTAGTTCTCTTGATTTTTGGCTTTTTTGGCTGGAAAGGTCTTCAAATCGGTGCTTTGACAGCGGTTTTTAGTCTGAGGGAGAGCTTTGATAAGAGTGTTCATTTTGGGACTTCGCGTATTCTAGGAAATAGTATCGGTGGCCTCTATGCCTTGGTTTTCTTCCTAATAAATAGTTTTTTCCACGAAGCCTTTTGGGTAACCTTAGTTGTTGTTCCAATCTGCACCATGTTAACCATTATGACAAATGTAGCCATGAATAACAAAGCAGGGGTTATTGGTGGTGTAGCAGCCATGTTAATCATTACCCTATCGATTCCGAGCGGCGAAACAATTTTGTACGTGTTTGCACGTGTATCAGAAACTTTCATGGGAGTTTTTGTCGCAATTCTCGTAAATTACGATATTGATCGTATTCGGCTCTTTTTAGAGAAAAAAGAAAAATAA
- the glnR gene encoding transcriptional repressor GlnR — MKEKEFRRNMAVFPIGSVMKLTDLSARQIRYYEDQELIKPDRNEGNRRMYSLNDMDRLLEIKDYISEGYNIAAIKKKYAEREAKSKKAVSQTEVRRALHNELLQQGRFASVRSPFGRG, encoded by the coding sequence ATGAAGGAAAAAGAATTTCGCCGAAATATGGCTGTTTTTCCTATCGGCAGTGTTATGAAGTTGACCGATCTATCGGCGCGTCAGATTCGTTATTATGAAGATCAAGAGTTGATCAAACCTGATCGAAACGAAGGAAATCGTCGCATGTATTCCTTGAATGACATGGATCGTCTGCTTGAAATCAAAGATTATATCTCTGAAGGTTATAATATCGCTGCCATTAAGAAAAAATATGCTGAACGTGAAGCGAAATCCAAGAAAGCGGTGAGTCAGACTGAGGTGCGTCGTGCACTTCATAATGAACTCCTCCAACAGGGTCGCTTTGCTTCAGTACGGTCACCTTTTGGTCGCGGTTAG
- the grpE gene encoding nucleotide exchange factor GrpE — protein sequence MAQDIKNEEVEEVQEEEVVETTEEMTPEKSELDLANERADEFENKYLRAHAEMQNIQRRANEERQNLQRYRSQDLAKAILPSLDNLERALAVEGLTDDVKKGLEMVQESLIHALKEEGIEEIAADGEFDHNYHMAIQTLPADDEHPADTIAQVFQKGYKLHDRILRPAMVVVYN from the coding sequence ATGGCCCAAGATATAAAAAATGAAGAAGTAGAAGAAGTTCAAGAAGAGGAAGTTGTGGAAACAACTGAAGAAATGACTCCTGAGAAATCTGAGTTGGACTTGGCAAATGAACGTGCAGATGAGTTTGAGAACAAATACCTTCGTGCTCATGCAGAAATGCAAAATATCCAACGCCGTGCCAATGAAGAGCGTCAAAACTTGCAACGTTATCGTAGCCAAGACTTGGCAAAAGCAATCTTACCATCGCTTGACAACCTTGAGCGTGCACTCGCAGTTGAAGGCTTGACAGACGATGTCAAAAAGGGATTGGAGATGGTGCAAGAAAGCTTGATTCATGCTTTGAAAGAAGAAGGAATTGAAGAAATCGCAGCTGATGGTGAATTTGACCATAACTACCATATGGCCATCCAAACTCTCCCAGCAGACGATGAACACCCAGCAGATACCATCGCCCAAGTCTTCCAAAAAGGCTACAAGCTCCATGACCGCATCCTACGCCCAGCAATGGTAGTGGTGTACAACTAA